The following proteins come from a genomic window of Novosphingobium sp. P6W:
- a CDS encoding site-2 protease family protein, with translation MQQTIIQAAALIVPLVIAIVFHEVAHGMVARLLGDPTAYEQRRLSLNPLRHVDPVGTVVLPGMLALAGAPVFGWAKPVPVNQRRLNNPRLGMMAVALAGPLSNLILAGIGAVMLGLMARSGAAGDILGFIALNLRNFVLINIFLALFNLLPIPPFDGSHIVEGLLPRGAARAYARLRPYGFPLFFLLLLVVPYIWPDLHLVERILLPPVDWATDRYDALARLIAGL, from the coding sequence ATGCAACAGACCATCATCCAGGCCGCGGCGCTGATCGTGCCGCTCGTGATCGCGATCGTGTTTCACGAGGTGGCGCACGGGATGGTGGCGCGGCTGCTGGGCGACCCGACTGCCTACGAACAGCGGCGCCTGAGCCTGAACCCGCTGCGTCACGTCGACCCCGTCGGCACCGTGGTGCTGCCGGGCATGCTCGCGCTCGCCGGAGCGCCGGTCTTCGGCTGGGCAAAGCCGGTGCCGGTGAACCAGCGACGGTTGAACAATCCCCGCCTCGGCATGATGGCAGTCGCATTAGCCGGTCCGCTCAGCAATCTGATTTTGGCGGGCATCGGCGCGGTTATGCTGGGACTGATGGCGAGGAGCGGCGCCGCCGGCGACATCCTTGGCTTCATCGCCCTCAATCTGCGCAATTTTGTCCTGATCAACATCTTCCTGGCGCTGTTCAACCTGCTGCCGATCCCCCCGTTTGATGGCTCGCACATCGTCGAAGGCCTGCTGCCGCGAGGCGCTGCCCGGGCCTACGCCAGGCTGCGCCCCTACGGCTTTCCGCTATTCTTCCTGTTGCTGCTGGTCGTGCCGTACATCTGGCCCGACCTCCATCTGGTCGAGCGAATCCTCCTGCCGCCGGTCGATTGGGCGACGGACCGTTACGACGCGCTGGCTCGCCTGATCGCCGGTCTCTGA
- a CDS encoding SDR family NAD(P)-dependent oxidoreductase translates to MATDSTRVAVVTGASSGIGREVAKALAALGWHVIGTGRDPARIAAAKDEIAARSRTGQVDMIRADLSLLASARDTARQIAALTDRVDLLVNNAGGMVSEMVMTSEGLEANFAGNHLGPFVLTNALLPLLRTAAQSSEPGAVRILNTASDASEMIPFINLDDLQSLAAFSPGLAYCTGKLANVLFAKALAQRLAEDGIVAHAVHPGAVDSNFFSYAPKDTQMRSRDLAKASEEEGADTLVWLATADEAAATSGGYWFRRAPRTPNPVAQDQAVIDRFWEESERLAGERSPGA, encoded by the coding sequence TTGGCCACCGATAGTACCCGCGTCGCGGTAGTGACAGGCGCCAGTTCCGGAATCGGAAGGGAAGTGGCCAAGGCACTTGCCGCGCTAGGGTGGCACGTCATCGGCACCGGGCGCGACCCGGCTCGCATCGCGGCGGCGAAGGACGAGATTGCCGCTCGTTCGCGCACGGGACAGGTCGATATGATCCGTGCCGACCTGTCGCTGCTGGCCTCGGCCCGCGATACGGCGCGCCAGATCGCGGCGCTTACCGATCGCGTTGACTTGCTTGTCAACAATGCGGGCGGCATGGTGAGCGAGATGGTGATGACCAGCGAGGGGCTGGAAGCGAATTTCGCAGGCAACCACCTGGGCCCGTTCGTACTCACCAACGCCCTGCTTCCGCTCCTGCGCACCGCCGCGCAATCGAGCGAGCCGGGGGCCGTACGGATTCTCAACACGGCCTCCGATGCCAGCGAAATGATCCCGTTCATCAATCTCGACGACCTGCAGAGCCTCGCGGCGTTCAGTCCCGGTCTTGCATATTGCACCGGCAAGCTCGCCAACGTGCTGTTCGCCAAGGCTCTCGCCCAGCGGCTCGCCGAGGACGGGATCGTCGCCCATGCGGTCCATCCCGGAGCGGTGGATTCCAACTTCTTTTCCTATGCGCCCAAGGACACACAGATGCGTTCGCGCGATCTGGCAAAGGCGAGCGAGGAGGAGGGCGCCGATACGCTCGTCTGGCTCGCCACGGCCGACGAAGCCGCGGCCACAAGCGGGGGATACTGGTTCAGGCGCGCCCCGCGTACCCCTAACCCGGTCGCACAGGACCAGGCCGTGATCGACCGGTTCTGGGAAGAGAGTGAACGCCTCGCGGGCGAGCGCTCACCGGGGGCCTGA
- a CDS encoding CaiB/BaiF CoA-transferase family protein — protein MAKVMQGIRVLEVAQHTFVPSAGAILADWGADVVKIEHPIRGDAMRGLVTLGGQRVNPQRNTLMEHPNRGKRSVGVDISTPEGQQLIYEFAKTADVFLTNYLPQLRSKLKIDVEHLRAANPDIIYARGSAYGDKGPERETGGFDGTAFWTRSGVGYSMSPAALDGPLSQGIPAFGDSTGGMNIAGGIAAALFHRSRTGEAIEVDVSLLSTAWWSAGTAVDQFMETGQVTRVSMPRSGSNPGNPFMGNFRTSDGGTINLCVLIPGPHIRDTFRHLGVPAAAAADDSRFSTVQTLMENWEAASEIIVRQFAEKPFAYWREHLKTMTGQWAPFQSLLDLSNDEQALANDMVIEVEASDGEPLRLVRGPVQFNHAPVETTRAPQASEHTELFLMEMGIEWDRIEALKAANVIA, from the coding sequence ATGGCGAAGGTGATGCAGGGTATTCGTGTGCTGGAGGTGGCCCAGCATACCTTCGTGCCATCCGCGGGCGCCATTCTCGCGGACTGGGGAGCGGATGTCGTCAAGATCGAGCACCCCATCCGTGGAGACGCGATGCGCGGCCTTGTCACGCTCGGCGGGCAAAGGGTCAATCCGCAGCGCAATACCCTGATGGAGCATCCGAACCGTGGGAAGCGCAGCGTGGGCGTCGACATCTCGACGCCTGAAGGACAGCAACTCATCTACGAGTTTGCAAAAACGGCTGATGTTTTCCTCACCAATTACCTGCCCCAGCTACGAAGCAAGCTGAAGATCGATGTCGAACATCTGCGAGCGGCCAACCCCGACATCATCTATGCACGCGGCAGCGCCTACGGCGACAAGGGCCCTGAGCGGGAAACCGGCGGGTTTGACGGGACAGCCTTCTGGACGCGGAGCGGGGTCGGCTATTCGATGAGCCCGGCGGCCTTGGATGGCCCTCTTTCCCAGGGTATTCCCGCGTTCGGAGACTCCACCGGAGGAATGAACATCGCCGGCGGAATCGCCGCCGCACTGTTTCACCGCTCTCGCACCGGGGAGGCGATCGAAGTGGATGTCTCGCTGCTGAGCACGGCATGGTGGTCTGCAGGCACCGCTGTCGATCAGTTCATGGAAACGGGTCAGGTTACCCGCGTCAGCATGCCCCGATCCGGTTCCAATCCTGGCAACCCCTTCATGGGCAATTTCAGGACCTCTGACGGCGGCACGATCAATCTGTGCGTGTTGATACCGGGGCCACATATCCGCGACACGTTCCGGCACCTTGGCGTCCCGGCAGCGGCAGCGGCAGACGACAGCCGATTTTCCACCGTGCAGACTCTGATGGAAAACTGGGAGGCCGCCAGCGAGATCATCGTGCGGCAATTCGCGGAAAAGCCATTTGCGTACTGGCGCGAGCACCTCAAGACGATGACCGGGCAATGGGCGCCCTTCCAGAGCCTCCTCGACCTTAGCAATGACGAGCAAGCATTGGCCAATGACATGGTGATCGAGGTCGAAGCGTCGGACGGCGAACCCTTGCGACTGGTTCGCGGGCCCGTCCAGTTCAATCATGCTCCGGTCGAGACGACGCGCGCTCCGCAGGCATCGGAGCATACCGAACTGTTCCTGATGGAGATGGGAATCGAGTGGGATCGCATCGAAGCCTTGAAGGCCGCAAACGTGATCGCCTGA
- a CDS encoding SDR family oxidoreductase: MDLVDRYGPWALVTGGSEGTGSAFVERLADAGMNCIIVARREAPLAGLAERIRSRGVEVVTACIDLSASDAADQVIAAAGEREVGLLITNAGAESNGSPFLDGTMENWDSLVGVNIRTTMRLAHHFGQGMRARRRGGILLVGSGACYGGIGGISVYSGAKAFVLCFGEGLWAELREYGIHVLNLILVRTDTPAHRRNLERNGQAMPAGLASADDVARVGLEQLPHGPVYNWGQNNEEAGYAPSSPDTRRERILAIERNMRRQP; the protein is encoded by the coding sequence ATGGATTTGGTCGACAGGTACGGCCCTTGGGCGCTGGTGACCGGCGGTTCCGAAGGAACCGGAAGTGCATTCGTGGAGCGCCTGGCGGACGCCGGAATGAATTGCATCATCGTGGCTCGGCGCGAAGCTCCTCTCGCTGGGCTTGCTGAAAGAATCCGGTCTCGCGGCGTGGAAGTGGTTACAGCGTGCATCGATCTGTCGGCTTCCGATGCAGCCGATCAGGTTATCGCCGCAGCTGGCGAGCGCGAAGTCGGGCTGTTGATTACGAATGCGGGCGCGGAAAGCAACGGGTCGCCATTCCTCGACGGTACGATGGAAAACTGGGATAGCTTGGTCGGTGTCAACATCAGGACGACCATGCGTCTTGCCCATCATTTCGGGCAGGGAATGCGCGCCCGGCGACGCGGCGGTATTCTGCTGGTCGGGTCGGGAGCCTGTTATGGCGGGATCGGGGGAATTTCGGTCTATTCAGGCGCGAAGGCATTCGTTCTATGTTTCGGTGAAGGTTTGTGGGCGGAACTGCGTGAATACGGCATTCACGTACTCAACCTGATTTTGGTGCGTACCGACACACCAGCGCACCGGCGCAACCTCGAGCGCAACGGACAGGCGATGCCCGCAGGCTTGGCGTCTGCCGATGACGTCGCTCGCGTTGGCCTTGAACAGCTACCGCACGGGCCGGTCTACAACTGGGGGCAAAACAACGAGGAAGCAGGCTATGCTCCCAGTTCGCCCGATACTCGCCGTGAGCGGATACTGGCAATCGAGCGCAACATGCGCAGACAGCCCTGA
- a CDS encoding AraC family transcriptional regulator, protein MPSIADAEFAKLNIPLLRHFPELARAFGRDPGELLDLAGIKSATFRDDAVDLTYPQAIRLLDVAARELKCHDFGMRLAQRQRGGAIFGPLGRTMRNSRTFGDALRFASEHMSAHSRAARVWLRAGPEGSVFAGHELFLESSGERIQAIEQILLIGHLEAMEMTGGYARARCVHFRHEANSSPAEYRRYFGCDVRFGEPANGVTFSAHDLASPILSQNEDVHRELTTYIETHFPKKRLPFNAEVSGLIMRRLTQGNCASGDVAQALNIHHRTLRRRLKHEGTTFQDVKDGVRRDLTIYYLRQTQLDFRGISEKLGFAEQAVFSRSCRRWFGQSPSQLRVGGTATIKHALARSMVST, encoded by the coding sequence ATGCCATCGATCGCCGATGCGGAGTTTGCGAAACTCAACATACCGCTGCTGCGTCATTTTCCGGAACTGGCGCGGGCTTTCGGCCGCGATCCTGGCGAACTACTGGACTTGGCCGGGATCAAGTCCGCGACATTTCGCGATGATGCCGTCGATCTCACCTACCCCCAGGCGATCCGACTTCTCGATGTGGCAGCGCGTGAGCTCAAATGCCATGACTTCGGGATGCGGCTGGCGCAGCGGCAGCGCGGCGGAGCGATCTTCGGCCCCCTTGGCCGCACGATGCGCAATTCGAGAACGTTCGGAGATGCGCTGCGCTTCGCCAGCGAGCACATGAGCGCTCACAGTCGTGCCGCACGTGTCTGGTTGCGAGCCGGGCCTGAAGGCTCGGTGTTCGCAGGGCATGAACTGTTCCTCGAAAGCAGCGGTGAACGAATCCAGGCCATTGAACAAATCCTGCTGATCGGGCACCTCGAGGCTATGGAGATGACGGGCGGCTACGCGCGTGCACGCTGCGTCCATTTCCGGCACGAGGCGAATTCGTCCCCTGCGGAATACCGCCGCTATTTCGGCTGCGACGTTCGCTTCGGAGAGCCCGCTAACGGCGTGACGTTCTCCGCGCATGATCTGGCGAGTCCGATCCTGAGCCAGAACGAGGACGTTCATCGTGAACTGACCACCTATATCGAGACGCATTTCCCGAAAAAGCGGCTTCCCTTCAATGCCGAAGTTAGCGGCCTGATCATGCGCCGGCTCACCCAAGGCAACTGCGCGAGCGGCGACGTCGCCCAGGCTCTTAATATTCATCATCGCACACTCCGCCGCCGTTTGAAGCACGAGGGAACCACGTTTCAGGACGTAAAGGACGGCGTGCGCCGTGATCTGACAATATATTACCTGCGGCAGACCCAGCTTGATTTCAGGGGCATCTCCGAAAAGTTGGGCTTTGCCGAGCAGGCCGTTTTTTCGCGCAGCTGCCGCCGCTGGTTCGGGCAGTCACCGTCGCAGCTGCGCGTGGGGGGCACGGCAACAATCAAGCATGCGTTGGCCAGATCGATGGTCAGCACATGA
- a CDS encoding TonB-dependent receptor, with amino-acid sequence MTESVTKATVSLLAVVATISSVPAIAQDSGGRDVGSEIIVTAQRRAEASRDVPISVTTLGSDQLSTANVRQLSDTAKLTPGLRFDSQGPAVQPTIRGVGTAITTSGGGPNVGIYVDGFFQANTYLSDFDLLNVGSIQVLKGPQGTLFGRNTTGGAIIVTTAEPSTETSAQAKVSYGRFNSVKAQAYATYGISDRVALDIEGLYRRGDGYLTDISNDDDKVGQYENWSIRLGLKADLTDDVSVLLRWSHSETDDPTSQLVNAYVDKSGGAGFFDKVSPAGRAIYGTSSSKGLPLVFFYAPDGTYTSNPRQVLLNKPQSFRTNSDALQGTIKADLGFAELTSYTQYRKDLSPYYGDLDATAIPIFNIYVGVNDETWSQEFLLNSKPGGPLQWTAGLNYFQIRDTWDIGASFGGAPFGPFGGSNTKTTSYAAFLDATYEVNDKFFVTLGGRYSHDVVSDGYFVANFTTPLTGYTGPNGENVPFTGNPGDRIAVDTLKNDSFTPRVVLRYKPSDDSSVYASFTRGYKAGILNVGGYSAQPVKPEKINAFEVGYKFDNRVFQADLAGFYYDYKNLQVSSYQDGAAQIRNAASSEIYGLEAQLRYAVSEAFNINGGVAWTHARYKSFPNAPYYSYCDPAVVDPSSSMNCAYSGTQSAGGLVQTSTDASGYKMQRAPEFSGNIGVSYGLDLGGGRLMLSGNVYYTSSFYFDPEQQFKQKGYEIVSLRAQWTDPSEMFTVAAYGDNVTNSRYQTQVLFNTLGTGAVWNSPTTYGIELGVKFR; translated from the coding sequence ATGACTGAATCTGTAACCAAGGCAACAGTCTCGCTGTTGGCCGTAGTTGCCACAATCTCGTCGGTGCCGGCAATTGCGCAAGATAGCGGTGGGCGGGATGTTGGCAGCGAAATCATCGTCACCGCCCAGCGCCGCGCCGAAGCCTCACGCGACGTTCCCATCAGCGTCACCACGCTCGGCAGCGATCAGCTCTCGACGGCGAATGTCAGGCAGCTGTCGGATACGGCCAAGCTGACGCCGGGCCTGCGCTTCGACAGCCAGGGGCCCGCCGTGCAGCCAACCATTCGGGGCGTCGGCACCGCGATCACGACCTCGGGCGGCGGCCCCAACGTCGGCATTTACGTCGACGGGTTCTTCCAGGCGAACACCTATCTGTCCGACTTCGATCTGCTCAACGTCGGCAGCATTCAGGTCCTCAAGGGTCCGCAGGGCACCCTGTTCGGCCGTAACACGACCGGCGGCGCGATCATCGTCACCACGGCCGAGCCCAGCACCGAAACCAGCGCGCAGGCCAAGGTCAGCTATGGCCGCTTCAACAGCGTCAAGGCGCAGGCCTATGCTACCTACGGCATCAGCGACCGCGTGGCGCTCGACATCGAGGGGCTCTACCGCCGCGGCGACGGCTACCTCACCGACATCAGCAATGACGACGACAAGGTCGGCCAGTACGAGAACTGGTCGATCCGCCTCGGCCTCAAGGCCGACCTGACCGACGATGTTTCCGTGCTGCTGCGCTGGAGCCATTCCGAAACCGACGATCCGACCTCGCAACTCGTCAACGCCTACGTCGACAAGTCTGGCGGGGCTGGCTTTTTCGACAAGGTGTCGCCCGCCGGCCGCGCGATCTACGGGACCTCAAGCTCCAAGGGGCTGCCACTGGTCTTCTTTTACGCGCCCGACGGCACCTATACGAGCAATCCCCGGCAGGTGCTACTCAACAAGCCGCAGAGTTTCCGCACCAATTCCGACGCGCTGCAGGGCACGATCAAGGCTGACCTCGGCTTCGCGGAGCTGACGTCGTATACCCAGTACCGCAAGGACCTGTCGCCCTATTACGGCGACCTCGACGCGACTGCGATCCCGATTTTCAACATCTACGTCGGCGTCAACGACGAGACGTGGAGCCAGGAATTCCTGCTCAACTCCAAGCCGGGCGGGCCGCTGCAGTGGACGGCGGGGCTCAACTACTTCCAGATCCGAGACACGTGGGACATCGGCGCCTCGTTCGGCGGTGCGCCGTTCGGCCCCTTCGGCGGCTCGAACACCAAGACGACCTCCTACGCCGCGTTCCTCGACGCGACCTACGAGGTGAACGACAAGTTCTTCGTCACCCTGGGCGGCCGCTACAGCCATGACGTGGTGTCTGACGGGTACTTCGTCGCCAATTTCACTACGCCGCTGACCGGCTACACCGGCCCGAACGGCGAGAACGTGCCGTTCACCGGCAACCCCGGCGACCGCATCGCGGTCGATACGCTCAAGAACGACAGCTTCACCCCGCGCGTCGTGCTGCGCTACAAGCCCAGTGACGATTCCAGTGTCTATGCCTCGTTCACGCGCGGCTATAAGGCGGGCATCCTCAACGTCGGCGGCTATTCCGCGCAGCCGGTAAAGCCGGAGAAGATCAACGCCTTCGAGGTCGGCTACAAGTTCGACAACCGCGTGTTCCAGGCCGATCTTGCGGGCTTCTACTACGACTACAAGAATCTGCAGGTCTCCAGCTACCAGGACGGGGCGGCGCAGATCCGCAATGCTGCAAGTTCCGAAATCTACGGTCTCGAGGCGCAGCTGCGCTATGCGGTCAGCGAGGCCTTCAATATCAACGGCGGCGTCGCCTGGACCCATGCGCGCTACAAGTCGTTCCCGAACGCGCCGTACTACAGCTACTGCGATCCCGCCGTCGTCGATCCGTCGAGCTCCATGAACTGCGCTTACAGCGGCACGCAAAGCGCGGGCGGCCTCGTCCAGACATCCACCGACGCGTCCGGCTACAAGATGCAGCGCGCGCCCGAGTTTTCGGGCAATATCGGCGTCAGTTACGGGCTGGACCTTGGCGGCGGCAGGCTGATGCTGTCGGGCAACGTCTACTACACCTCCAGCTTCTATTTCGACCCGGAACAGCAGTTCAAGCAGAAGGGCTACGAGATCGTCTCGCTGCGCGCGCAGTGGACCGATCCCAGCGAGATGTTCACGGTGGCGGCCTACGGCGACAACGTCACCAACAGCCGCTACCAGACGCAGGTTCTGTTCAACACGCTGGGCACCGGCGCGGTGTGGAACTCGCCGACGACCTACGGCATCGAACTGGGCGTGAAGTTCCGCTGA
- a CDS encoding nuclear transport factor 2 family protein translates to MDENLSEMLDRESIRTCVARLARGEDRRSADLIRACWWPEARFDYGVHSGDFETYLAWVVPGADAIKDTQHLLGQTHIEFAGDTAKAETHVFSYHRVDMGDRDTCIGGRYLDSLEKRDGEWRIADRVMLYDWEQDWGAAADWSKGVMGYPFTAEHFPGRARDDFSERWFAGDVK, encoded by the coding sequence ATGGATGAGAATTTGAGCGAGATGCTGGACCGCGAATCAATCCGCACTTGCGTGGCGCGGCTGGCACGCGGTGAGGACCGGCGCAGCGCCGATCTCATCCGCGCGTGCTGGTGGCCCGAGGCCCGCTTCGACTACGGCGTCCACAGCGGCGACTTCGAAACCTACCTTGCCTGGGTTGTGCCCGGCGCCGATGCGATCAAGGACACGCAGCACCTGCTGGGCCAGACGCACATCGAATTCGCCGGCGACACCGCGAAGGCCGAGACCCATGTGTTCTCCTACCACCGCGTCGACATGGGCGACCGCGACACCTGCATCGGCGGCCGTTACCTCGACAGCTTGGAAAAGCGCGACGGCGAGTGGCGCATCGCCGACCGCGTCATGCTTTACGACTGGGAGCAGGACTGGGGCGCGGCGGCTGACTGGTCCAAGGGTGTAATGGGCTATCCGTTCACCGCCGAACATTTCCCCGGCCGCGCCAGGGACGATTTTTCCGAGCGCTGGTTCGCCGGAGACGTCAAGTGA
- a CDS encoding SDR family NAD(P)-dependent oxidoreductase: MTAPLAGKIALVTGASRGIGKGTALALAEQGATVYVTGRTVSMGGHALPGSLEETVAEVAARGGRGVAVAMDLFDDAQIAAVFDRVHRDEGRLDLLVNSAMAIPDSMTQRAGFWAKPLADEWQIWDTGVRAAFVAAWHAARIMVPQGSGLIAALSGYVGVTYTYDVVFGTTKTATDRMMRDMAHELQGTGVSAVSLWQGFTYTERATENLKAVPGMASQLNSAVGSSPEFPGRVIAALAMDPEVGAKSGGTFINAELAAEYGVTDKDGRTIPSLRESRGAPLWEPGDTTWRAE, translated from the coding sequence GTGACCGCCCCTCTCGCCGGCAAGATCGCGCTCGTCACCGGCGCCAGCCGCGGCATCGGCAAGGGCACTGCGCTGGCGCTCGCCGAGCAGGGGGCAACGGTCTACGTCACCGGGCGCACGGTGAGCATGGGCGGCCATGCGCTGCCCGGCTCGCTGGAGGAAACCGTGGCCGAAGTCGCCGCGCGGGGCGGCAGGGGCGTGGCGGTAGCCATGGACCTGTTCGACGACGCGCAGATCGCCGCGGTGTTCGATCGGGTCCACCGCGACGAGGGCCGGCTCGACCTGCTCGTCAACAGCGCCATGGCCATTCCCGATTCGATGACGCAGCGCGCCGGCTTCTGGGCCAAGCCGCTCGCCGACGAGTGGCAGATATGGGATACCGGCGTGCGCGCGGCGTTTGTCGCCGCCTGGCATGCCGCACGGATCATGGTGCCGCAGGGCTCGGGGCTGATCGCCGCGCTGTCAGGCTATGTCGGCGTGACTTACACGTACGACGTCGTGTTCGGCACCACCAAAACCGCGACCGACCGGATGATGCGCGACATGGCCCACGAACTGCAGGGCACCGGCGTCAGCGCCGTCTCGCTCTGGCAGGGCTTCACTTATACCGAGCGCGCGACCGAGAACCTCAAGGCGGTTCCCGGCATGGCCAGCCAGCTCAACAGCGCGGTCGGCTCCTCTCCCGAGTTTCCCGGGCGCGTCATCGCGGCGCTGGCGATGGATCCCGAAGTCGGCGCGAAGTCTGGCGGCACATTCATCAATGCCGAACTGGCAGCAGAATACGGCGTGACCGACAAGGACGGGCGCACGATCCCGTCGCTGCGCGAAAGCCGCGGGGCCCCGCTGTGGGAACCGGGTGACACGACATGGAGAGCGGAATGA
- a CDS encoding SDR family NAD(P)-dependent oxidoreductase gives MSANVAGRRFDGRVAVITGGARGLGFAYAQLLGSLGAKIVVNDNGSAMSGSGSDVGPAEDAAQALRAAGCDAVACTQSVATPDGGKAIVEAALDTFGRIDVLIHSAGNVRYGALDAISHEDFRAVIDVHLLGAFNVVRPAFERMAAAGYGRVVLSGSIGGLYSIAHGVNYAMSKSAMIGLNNMIAIEGADRDVKSNVILPGAVTRMADGLDMTQYPPMGPELVAPVVGLLVHESCPVSGELYVSMGGRIARAFITETRGVYRPEWTIDQVAADLDAIRDDSTLWTFHPVEHGFGEHMAKSFAMTRGET, from the coding sequence ATGAGTGCCAATGTAGCCGGACGCCGCTTCGACGGTCGGGTCGCCGTCATCACCGGCGGCGCGCGGGGCCTCGGCTTCGCTTATGCGCAACTGCTGGGATCGCTCGGCGCAAAGATCGTCGTCAACGATAACGGCAGCGCGATGTCGGGTTCGGGCAGTGACGTCGGCCCAGCCGAGGACGCCGCGCAGGCCCTGCGCGCGGCCGGCTGCGATGCAGTGGCCTGCACCCAGAGCGTCGCCACGCCGGATGGCGGCAAGGCGATCGTCGAGGCCGCGCTTGACACCTTCGGGCGGATCGACGTGCTGATCCACAGCGCCGGCAACGTGCGCTACGGCGCGCTCGACGCGATCAGCCACGAGGATTTCCGCGCGGTGATCGACGTCCACCTGCTCGGCGCTTTCAACGTCGTACGCCCCGCCTTCGAGCGGATGGCGGCGGCGGGGTATGGCCGGGTGGTGCTCAGTGGGTCGATCGGCGGGCTCTATTCGATCGCGCATGGCGTGAACTACGCGATGTCGAAGTCGGCGATGATTGGCCTCAACAACATGATCGCGATCGAGGGTGCGGACCGCGACGTGAAGTCGAACGTGATCCTGCCGGGCGCCGTCACGCGCATGGCCGACGGGCTCGACATGACGCAATATCCGCCGATGGGACCCGAACTGGTCGCCCCGGTGGTCGGTCTGTTGGTGCACGAGAGCTGCCCGGTCTCGGGCGAACTCTACGTCTCGATGGGCGGCCGCATCGCCCGCGCCTTCATTACCGAGACGCGCGGTGTATACCGGCCCGAATGGACCATTGACCAGGTCGCAGCTGACCTTGACGCGATCCGCGACGACAGCACGCTCTGGACTTTCCACCCGGTCGAACACGGCTTTGGCGAGCACATGGCCAAAAGCTTCGCCATGACCCGCGGCGAGACATGA
- a CDS encoding Lrp/AsnC family transcriptional regulator — MVSKLKKGAPNKMDMQSSKLHWLDAVRGRPAQHELDDTDLRLMRALVSDGRASDVWLGEKVHLSSTAVARRRKILEEAGYITHYSANLNVRSLGYGTLVMVSIELVSQTEAVLQDFETAVLESPSMQFCAFVTGDTDFLMILNVQSLEDYDMIYRKELSVLPHVRRIRSSFVLREVASRQIAPVILEKSVLGAK; from the coding sequence ATGGTTTCGAAATTGAAAAAAGGGGCGCCCAACAAGATGGATATGCAGTCCAGCAAACTGCACTGGCTCGATGCGGTACGGGGACGCCCTGCGCAGCATGAGCTCGACGACACCGACCTCAGGCTGATGCGGGCTCTCGTCTCGGACGGGCGCGCCTCGGACGTCTGGCTCGGGGAAAAGGTTCATCTGTCGAGCACGGCCGTTGCCCGCCGCCGCAAGATCCTCGAGGAAGCGGGGTATATCACGCATTACTCGGCGAACCTCAATGTTCGCTCACTGGGCTACGGGACGCTGGTCATGGTATCGATCGAGCTGGTTTCGCAGACGGAAGCGGTGTTGCAGGACTTCGAGACGGCAGTGCTGGAAAGCCCGTCGATGCAATTCTGCGCCTTCGTCACCGGTGACACCGACTTCCTGATGATCCTCAACGTCCAGTCGCTGGAGGACTACGACATGATCTATCGCAAGGAGCTTTCAGTACTGCCACACGTCCGGCGCATCCGAAGCAGCTTTGTACTTCGTGAAGTCGCAAGCCGCCAGATCGCGCCGGTTATTTTGGAGAAATCGGTGCTGGGTGCCAAGTAA